In a single window of the Prionailurus viverrinus isolate Anna chromosome D3, UM_Priviv_1.0, whole genome shotgun sequence genome:
- the TMEM119 gene encoding transmembrane protein 119 encodes MVSAVVPRLLVSLLLLLRALPAVAYSVPLQAAFLEDTGGSGEAEGSSASSPSLPPPRTPALSPTSLGPRPTPLAGPRPPTNFLDGIVDFFRQYVMLIAVVGSLVFLLMFIVCAALITRQKHKASAYYPSSFPKKKYVDQSDRAGGPRAFSEVPDRAPDGRSEEALDSSQQLQADILAATQNLKSPARAALGGGDGARMEGKSEEDESGSREGGQEAQGRGVPVEKAEVPDEPCAVGAEEALEAGQGQGESEAAPSSAQEARGPAGPAESPCACGIAPKV; translated from the coding sequence TGGTCCCCAGGCTGCTCGTGTCACTGCTGCTTCTCCTCAGGGCCCTGCCCGCGGTGGCCTACTCCGTGCCCCTGCAGGCCGCCTTCCTGGAGGACACAGGGGGCAGCGGGGAGGCCGAGGGCTCCTCGGCCTCCTCCCCGAGCCTCCCGCCCCCCCGGACCCCGGCCCTCAGCCCCACGTCGCTGGGGCCCCGGCCCACGCCCCTGGCgggccccaggccccccaccAACTTCCTGGACGGGATCGTGGACTTCTTCCGCCAGTACGTGATGCTCATCGCCGTGGTGGGTTCCCTGGTGTTCCTGCTGATGTTCATCGTCTGCGCCGCCCTCATCACCCGCCAGAAGCACAAGGCCTCGGCCTACTACCCCTCGTCTTTCCCCAAGAAGAAGTACGTGGACCAGAGTGACCGGGCCGGGGGCCCCCGCGCCTTCAGCGAGGTCCCCGACCGGGCTCCCGACGGCCGGTCCGAGGAAGCCCTGGATTCCTCCCAGCAGCTCCAGGCTGACATCCTTGCCGCCACCCAGAACCTCAAGTCCCCCGCCAGAGCTGCCCTGGGCGGTGGAGACGGAGCCAGGATGGAGGGCAAGTCGGAGGAAGACGAGAGCGGCAGCCGGGAGGGGGGCCAGGAAGCCCAGGGACGTGGGGTCCCGGTGGAGAAAGCCGAGGTGCCAGATGAGCCATGCGCGGTGGGGGCGGAGGAGGCTCTGGAGGCCGGCCAAGGCCAAGGCGAGTCAGAAGCGGCTCCTTCATCAGCCCAGGAAGCCAGAGGACCCGCTGGTCCCGCCGAGAGCCCCTGCGCTTGTGGTATCGCCCCCAAGGTCTAA